In Sciurus carolinensis chromosome 8, mSciCar1.2, whole genome shotgun sequence, the genomic stretch ACCCTGGACAATTCCACACACAAACCCGCAGGACCAATATTACTGAGAATGTTTGGTTCAGTTTGGTTTGTGGCGCTGggaacccagaggcgctttaccactgagctaccttcccagtccccacccctttttctttaaaattttgtgacagggtcttgctcactTGCTgcgactgaccttgaacttgggatcctcctgccacagcctcctgagttcctggaattacaggtgtgtgccaagaATATGAGGAGTGTGGCTTACAAAACTTGAGTAGTTTTAGGTTTGATTGGAGGTTTGCCCTGTGATTCCaacgactggggaggctgaggccagaggattgcaagttggaggacagcctcagcaagttagcaagaaccctttctcaaaataaacaggactggggatgtggctcagtggtaaagcacccctgggttcaatccccggtaacaacaacacaaaaagaggTTTGTAATCCTATGAGGTAGAGAGTCGTCAGCAGCTTTCTGTGTGGTAGACTCACTGAGGTTCTAGAATGATAATGGAGACGGCACAGGAATCAAACATGCAAACGGTGCAAACAAAGGCACTCTTTTCAGCAAAGACAATGTTTTGACAGTCAAAGTGAAGCCTGGGCCAGGGTTTGGTAGCCCATGAATCACAAAGTGAcaacattaaataattaaataccaagaaaaaatattaagctaactgtaaataaaatgtgatctatTTATAACAATGGAATCTTAGCTGTAGGAAGGAATGCAGGAACTGGAAAGAGAGCCCAGAAATCTACTCCCCAATGCGTGGTCCAGTTGACCTTCAGCAAGGTAGTCAAGACACTCAGGGAAAAAACGAAGCTCCACCCATGTAAAGGTCTTGGGGATAAAGGCCCCGGAGAGAGGGTTCCATGTTCCAGGTCTGCCTGGGCCACTTactgagtccctgtctcaaaataaaaaattttaaaaatacctgggatgtagctcggtggtctAGCACGTGACTAGCATGCAGGAGTTAGTAGTATggccaaaaatttaaaaataaataaataagagatcaTGAACTTAACTCTTGAATCCCTTGCAGAAGTTGACATGCTGTTGGTAGATACCCTCTTGGGTAATTCTGAATATAAATTATGAGTGACAGcagagagtttttattttattttactattaatattattgttgttttggcTATACTGGGGAGGGAACcaaggggcaatttaccactgagctacacccccgccCCACCCTTTTGTaaacattttgagacaggccctGGCGGgattacccaggctgacctggagcATGCAATCCCCTTGCTCAGCCTCTTGGGTTGCAGGGATTATGGGGAGCACCACCTCACCTGCTCTGGCAGAAGTTTTTACAGTGTAGACCtggggccagcagcagcagcagtagtacCTGGAAGcttttcagaaatgcaaattcttggggCTGGAGCTTGGTCAGTAACAACAATAGCtggtacaaggtcctgagttcagtcccagcacaaaacagcagcagcagaagaaatgcaaattgtcCACACGCTGGATTAGAAACCCGGGCCTGGCTGCTGTCTGTGCCGGAACACGCTCTCCAGGAAATTCTGGTTAGTATTGCAGCTCGTTCCCacaggtggtggctcagtgatcaagagAGCTGGGGCTAGACCCCACCCCAGGGTTCAAGTCTAGGCCCAGCAGCCAGCAGGTCCTGTGAGGTTAGGGGAGTGGATTAGCCCCAGGCAGGGGCCCAGGTCTCCCCATTGGGCGgttccatttgttttttgtggtactgggaactaaacccagaggtgctctaccactgaactacaccctcagcccttttttattttcacacaggatcacactaaattgctgagactcaccaaataggaaagaagaaatctcTCAATTTTCTACAATTATTTGGGAACAGGGTAAGAAAAAGTCCGATCCAGAACACACACAGAATATGTCTACATCACGAAgctaaaaaaaactcaaaaagtccCAATGATACgtcattatacattttttaaaaagtaatttccaAAAAGACTATTCCCCTGAGGGCTAAGACAGGCAAGGAAGAATCGAAATGGAACACACGTGTAAGCGGGGCCACACGTGATAGAAACGGAGCCGGAGGCGTTTGCTGCGTCCATAAATAGGAAAGTTCCACCAGACACCTGGTGGCGTGGGTGGGCGGCTCTCCCCTCTGCTTATCTGGGGGCACCAAGGCTTCCGCAGGGCACGTTCAGCCTGGCTCTCTTCCTGTTTTAAAAGCAAGGAGTCTGCAGCTGACAATAGAACATTACCCCAATGCCTTTGTAGTGAAGGATTTCATTTTACCAGTTtaacctattttttctttcctccttttttttttttttttttttttttgtactggggatgaaacccaggggcgcttaaccactgagccacatccccagccctttttattttttattgtgagacagggtctccctaagttgcgtagggccccctgaattgctgaggctggccttgaggttgtgatcctcctgtctggacctccccagccactgtgattacagggtGCAGCGCTGTGACTGGCTGGTTAACTTGAAAAGAATCTGTTTAGCAGGAAAGGTGGCCTCCAGGGGACTTGTTTTGAGCCTGTTTACATAAGACAGTAagaacacttctttttttttttttagcttctgtGCTGTGTTTATTCAGGGTTGCGGGGGAGGAGCGTTAAAGGAGATTTTGGTGAAGGGACTCAAAGTCTGCACTGTGCCCACAaacccaccccctccccagcacTGGAATGCAACCACATCTCCCCAtggggtttctgttttgtttgctttgggtgctggggactgagcccagggccttgcacatgctaggcaggctctCTACCATCTAGCTGCTGGATGTGTTCGACATCATTACCAAGTagggaaacgcaaatcaaaacaacactgagattccatctcacaccagtcagagtGGCTGCgggcaagaatacaaataaccacaaatgctggagaggatctggagaaaaaggaacacttttgcactgttggtgggattataaatgagtacagccactatggaaatcagcatggaggttcctcaaaagactgggcTTGGAGCCAccgtatgacccagctataccactccttggtatttaccccaGAGAATTAAAGTCATACTACAGAtacctgcacacccatgtttacagcagcacaattcacaattaccagactatggaaccagcagaggtatccatcaatggatgaaagaataaagaacatgtggtatatatacacaatggagtattattcagtcatgaagaaaaatgaaatcatgtcatttgtaggaaaattgaTGGAACTAGAAACCATCATGtcaagtaaaataagtcaaacttagaaGGTCAGGGCTcctgttttctctcacatgtggaagctagagaggacaaaggaaaagaaagcatatggAAAACTGGTTACCCATTGGTACTGGTGGGTGAATCTGGAGACAGGGATTAAAGGGAGgtaagtagaggaaagggaccaggagtgGCAGACAGGGAGAAACACAACATAATTGGTATAAGACCtatccattttataaatgtatcCACTCCCTCTCATCCTGGTTTTTAAATTTGGCTCCCCCttcctattaaaatatatttaaacatttttaatttgacacttaattgtacatatttattaagCCGGGCTTCTTACTGCAgggtttttctgtgttcttaaaGAATCAttagggtgtggtggcacatgcttgtaatctcagcgactgaggaggctgaggcaggaggattacaagttggagaccagccttagcaacttagccagaccctgcctcaaaatataaaattaaaagggctagggaggtaTCTTAGTGGTAAAGAGTTCCTGGGTttaacccctagtaccaaaaataaataaataaataaaaacaaatagaaagggttggagatgtaactcagtggtagagcctttcctggtttaaagaaaaaaagagaaagaaaaaaaaaataccattctaCTTGTATGGAAAGCAAATTATTAAGTCCAGGAATTATGAAACCTCTGGGAACGTGTATAAAATTTCATGTGAATGGGCGCACCCATTTTTGAGGGGAAAAATCATTATAACCAGATCTGAGTCTAAGCAGTTCCAAGAAAAAACTAACTGCACATTCGGTAGTACAACAGTCGGTCGatttagcaatttttattttcgtgcaaaaaaacagaaacaaataaaagctCAATCTCCTTGGACGACTGAGGCTCCCGAGGCTCAATGCGCGAGACGCGACGACTTAAAAGCGCAAAGAGCAAATCAGCATCTGACGAATCTGCGGCTCCCAATGTAGAGGTCCGCTCGAGGCCGGCGTAAGAACGCTTCCGTTGTCGGAGCCCGCGCCTATCTCCGTGTCTAGGAGGGTCTCCGCGAGCCGGAGCTGTGCCGAGGTGAGTGGGAGCGCCTGTGGGGACGGGGCCCATGTCCGAGGGAAAGAAGAGGGTCTCGGACGGGACGCTGTGTCCGCCATCTGCGCGCCGCCATGTTGAAAGCTGGCAGAGGGGGACGGCTTCCGAAGCTGCGTTGAGGGCAGGAGGAATGAGAGCTGAGACGGAAGGGTGACCCTTTCCTCCCTGCGGCCACCCAGGAGGTGAGGGTTCGGAGGACGCAACCCCGAGGGCTGAGGCGGAGGGGAGGGGGCGCCGGGAGTGTGGCGCGGGCCGCCCCACCCGACTTCCGCCCGTGCTTCCCGGCGCCACTGCGCATGCCCGGAGCCCTGGGTGGGAGCGGGGCTGCAGTCACCCCGAGGTCCTGGAAGGAGAGGTTTGCAGAGAACAAACTTTTAGTTGTGTTATGATAATTTGTAAACCAGCACTTTTCTAGACGCCATCCGGTCTTTGCGAAACCCAGCGAGGTGGCATGTGGGCACCTTTTACAGATAAGAATTCCGATGCTcaaaattttagatatttaagtTTTGCACCAGGTGGTAGGACGGGGTCAAGCCTGAGTGTCTGACAACAACCTAGTGCTGTTTTTcgttttctcacatttttttgtctttgatgGTTAATtgccccacccacctccaccccatCATTCGTCTCTCAAATCTCACCTCTGACCAGAAGGTAAAAATCCAGAGAGACTGTTGGAGGAGATCTCAGCATAAGGCTGCAATGCTGGAAATAGACCTAGAAATATAATAAGTTGTTATTATAAGCAGTGCAGGCTGCTGTTGTACTGATATAAGCATGCAGATGAGAGAACAAATTCTGTgcttaatttttatagttttttatattttggtttgaAGTAATCTTAAAGCTTGGAATAGTGGCTCTCACTGTGAACAATAATATGTTTCATGTTTCATTTGTTGGATCCTTGTGACATTTTTTCTGTTGAATGAGGAGGAATTCTTTCCCCCTGGGGTGGGGCCGGGACGGGGCAGGTCTTGGGTGTCAGCCTCCAACACCCAGAATCCTGgtggattttcttctttcccatctcCAAAGCCTTGCCTTTTATGAGAGCCCTCTGAGGAAATGGTCAAGAGCTGAAGCTCTGGAGTCAACACAGCCCCTGGTTCAAACTCCCTCACTGGGCCAGAcaaccattttgtatttttctttcttttgttttctggtaattgggattgaacccaggggtgctaaaccactgagccacatctccagccctgttttggattttatttagagacaggatctccctgagttgcccagcacctcactaagttgctgaggctggctttgaactttccatcctcctgcctcagcctccccagccgttGGGATTGTGGATGCGCATCCCCACGTCTTGTTGTGTGTGACTCTTCTCATCTGACAGGACATTGATAGTGGAGCCTTCGTGCTGTTGCTGGGAGCTGAGAGGAGTTGAGGGgttagcacagtgcttggcacctGTTAAGTGCTGGACTTAACCTGAAATTATCATAGTCCTAACTTTTCTCTGCAGCCCTGCGATGGAAGGGGAATAAGACTAAACTCCAGGAACATTAGGCCCAGTAGATACACGATCTCTGTAGACACAACACCAGAGGAGCGAGACTGAAGTAACAGCTCCATCTCTTCTTGTTCACATGGAGAAATTCCATCTCTGAGAGAAAAGACAAAACGAGTTGGGGCCAGAGCCAGACCAGGGTGGTGCTGTCTCACTCCTGTCCTGTGCGCCTTCTGATGCTCCAGTGGCCTCTCTTTCTTTTATTGCTAGAAACACCAGAGTAGCATCTTCTCCAAAGTTgcttgactttttttatttttatttttttgcagtactggggattgaacccagtggcacttaaccactcagctacagccccagttccttttattctgagatagggcctcattgagttgctgaggctggtcttgaactcaccgtcctcctgcctcagcctccccacttgctgggattacaggtgtgagccactctGCCTGGCTTGCACTTGCTTGTTAATATTGACAGGCGCATATTGTCCCCCTTCTGCAGCCCGATGGTGGACAGTGCGGCGTGCCGCCTCTTCACCCTTAGTGACGAGGTTCTGTTGTCTCATCTGGACAAGCAGTTCTGTGAATTTCGATGGCAGTTGGTTCCGTGCCCCCATGTTTATCAGGAAGTGTCCTAGGATCTGGAGATACTGAACTGAGAGTGTTCGCTGTGCGTGGGGCAGAACACACCCGTCCAGGAGCGGGGCGCTGAGCTGGGCGAGACACATTCCCCTTATGGGGAGCAGTCTGAAGCTGGGCTTGGAAGGATCAGTGGGATTTCCAAAAGTGGACGTGTGGGAGGCCGAAAGGAAGGGAACATTCCCTGCAGAGGGAGCTGCACAGGGCAAGGGGGAGGGGACGACTTGGGTGCAGGCGGGAGCAAGCCCGCCTGGTGTAAAGAGGCTGCATAATGGGGTTTGGTGAGAGGGTGAGCGGAGGCCAGAGGTCTCAGGTGCAGTGCCCTGGGCTTTGAATTTATTCTGTCGGTGCTCGGCTTTTTACTGGGGGAGCATTTCCTCAGTGCACCCTGTCAGCACCTGGTTGCTCCCCCTACGCACCCTGTCAGCTgaacaagaaaagcaaaagcGGAGAAAATTGTAGACATCATTTCTCTCTTCTGGAAAGATGCTGTTAGGACacccacagagccctgggtttttaaaaaaatatttttagttatagatgaacacagaaccttttgtttatttttatgcggtgctgaggagggaacccagtgcctcacacgtgccaggcgagcgctctgccactgagccaccacccagcCCCAGAGCCCTGGCTTTTGAGGAAGGTATTTCAGCACTGGCTCCAGCGGTTTGCGGAGGGGGTCACGTGAGCGATAGCTGGGTGCGCAGTGTTGGCACCACCTTACTGTCTGTGGACTGGTGGTCGCGTGTCAGAGTGAGACAGCTGCAGCGTGCCCACCAGTGAAGTTTCCCAGCAGTCAGTTCCCATCCCCCAGGACAGTCGAGTCAAGAAGAGATGCCACGTTCCTGGTTGGCCATGGCCCGCTGTCGGCCACTGACTGCATGGGGCACTTTGGAATCGTCCTTTCCCTTGTAGTCTCGCTTTTAAAAAGTCCTTATCTAGGGactgggctgtgactcagtggcagagtgcttgcctggcacatgtgaggtactgggttccatcctcagcaccgcatgataataagcaaataaaggcatgctgtccttctacaactacaaaaaaaaaaaaaatgatgaaaaaggtCCTTATctagttgggtgcagtggcccacgtctgtgatcccagcagctcgggaggctgaggcaggaggatcacaagtttgaggccagcttcaataacttagtgaggctctaagcaacttcgtgggaccttgtctcaaaagagctagggatgtagctcagggttaagtgtcactgggttcagtccccagtaccaaaaggaaaaaaagttctttttcattttagtgaTCCTTGCTAAAAATTTTAAGTCTAAGTGACATAATAGCTAGACTTTGCTTCAGAATAATCTGGCATGCATTACTGTGGCCACATGCCTGCTGGTCCTCTTGGAGCCAGGTGAGGGACCTAGAGAGGGTCATGGTCACATTAGCACGCATTGGGAGATTATTGGTAGTAAAggagtctttttaaaaacaatttttagttgTGTATGGACGctatgcctttatttatttatatgtggtgctgaggatggaacccagtgcctcacacatgccaggccagcactctaccattgagccacagcccagccctgagAGGGTTTTTTTAGATTTATGTACTTGTTTGCAGAGGGGGATATGTGCTCCTGCCCATCCACATCCCAGCCCAGAGAGAGGTTTTAAAAATGCCCTTTTCCACAGCCTGTGGTGTGGCAGGCTCGTTTTCCTGTGCCTTTTTTCTTTgactcagggcctcactcataCTGAGCACATCTACTCCTGAGCTGCACTCTCAGCCTCCTGTGGccactttttaaatgtgtttctatttaagaatttttataaaaataaattccaagtcCCATgtcactttagcactgagctgcccagcctggcctccacctcatgatcctcctgccttagcctcctgagatgTGTGGACCCGGGCGCCGGGCCCTGTCGCCATCTTCAGAGCCCCTGGCGGTGGTGGATTTTGGTCCTGGGCCACATCACAGTGCGGTGGTGCCAGTGCCCTCCTGTGGCTCCACGAGGACACACGGGACAGAGCCCAGGCTCGCTGCCCCGAGCTCTGAGTGGTGCGGGGGGCGCCCCTCGTGCCACCTGCGCCCGGCCCTGCGGGAGCTGCCCTCACCCGCCTGCTGTCTCCGCAGGTCATGAACGACTGGATGCCCATCGCCAAGGAGTATGACCCGCTCAAAGCCGGGAGCATCGACGGCACGGACGAGGACCCGCACGACCGCGCCGTGTGGAGGGCCATGCTGGCGCGCTACGTGCCCAACCGGGGCGTCACCGGGGACCCGCTGCTCACGCTCTTCGTGGCCCGGCTGAACCTGCAGACCAAGGAGGACAAGCTCCGCGAGGTCTTCTCGCGCTACGGGGACATCCGGCGGCTGCGGCTGGTGCGCGACCTGGTGACGGGCTTCTCCAAGGGCTACGCCTTCGTGGAGTTCCGCGAGGAGCGCGCGCTGCTGCGCGCCTACCGCGACGCCGACGGGCTGCTGGTGGACCAGCACGAGATCTTCGTGGACTACGAGCTGGAGCGCACGCTGCGCGGCTGGGTCCCGCGGCGCCTGGGCGGCGGCCTGGGCGGCAAGAAGGAGTCGGGCCAGCTGCGCTTCGGCGGCCGCGACAGGCCCTTCCGCAAGCCCATCAGCCTGCCGGCCGCCAAGGGCGACCCGCACCGCGAGCCCCGGCGCGAGCGCAGGGAGCGGTCGCGGTCCCGCGAGCGGCACTGGGACTCCAGGGCCCGGGACCACGAGCGCGGCCGCGAGAAGAGGTGGCCGGAGCGGGAGCCGGCCAGGGCGTGGCCCGAGGGCGACTGGGAGCGGGAGCGGGAGGACAGGCCCAAGGGCCGGGAGAAGAGGGACAGGAGCAAGTAGGGGCAGGCGTGCGCGGGCGGCGTGGATGGCGCGGTGAGGCCTCCGGAGGGCGATGGAGCCAGCCGTGCTCGAGGCCGCGGCCCGGGTTAGGGGGCTCCGCACGCCTTCGCCGCCCCAGCCCGCGGGCTTTGGTTCTGGCCCTGCTGCGAGTGGAGCCCACGGCCGCCCTGTGCCCGGGAAGCGCCCACATGCCCGGCCCGGCCCCGCGGGGAAGCGTCTGTCCCCGCGGCGTTTGCACAGAAGGCGCCTGGTGAGGGCCACCTCTCTGCCCGCGTGGGCCTGTAGAGAATTTGTCTTTCTATCCTTcgaaatgtttctttaaaaaaaaaaaacaaaacaaaacaaaacatttttagttgtagatggccgCCAAGGTCCTGTCTCACAAAACAAGACAGCCGAGCGAGAAACCAGACTGGGGGGCGTCCCTAGTAACACGCTTGACACACACGACGGGCTCAAAGGGATGGGGCCCAGTGAGCCACAGAGAATGGCTGATTTAACACCAGCACCATCTGGGCTGCCACTGGCCACTCTCGGATGTCAACTCTAGTGCAAAATGCTGACTGTCTTTTTTCGCTTTTCTGGCTGGCGTTTAAAATTAAACATGGTGTCTCACGGCGGTGATCTGTGGCAGTCTCAGCTCTCTAAAGCGAACGCTGACCCGGAGGAATAAGGGAAGAACACGCAGGGCTGAGGTCGGCGAAGGCACTGTGGCTGTGGGTGGGCTGCATTTCCCTTTTCTGAGTGTCCAGCCTCTGGTGGGCTTGAGAGCTGCTCTGTTGACCTTAATTTCTGTGGACTTTGAGTAAGTACCAAGCCCCTCACATGATTTTGAAAAAGTGACATTTAGCATTTTTACTTATTGCTGTATCTCTGAGAATTCAGGTTCTCAAAATTCAAGAGGGCTCAtccaaaacaaataattcaacacCAAGAGTCACCCGTTCATCccgaggtgtgtgtgtgtgtgtgtgtgtgtgtgtgtgtgtgtcatgctGGGGGTCAAACCAAAAATGTGTCTGGACACTGCCAAATGTCACCCCCTGGTTGGGAACCCCCATCTAATGAACTGATAGGAATTATCTGGAATATCCCCcccagtgctggaaattgaacccagggtgttttaccactgagccatggcccaaacccctcttttttttttttttttttttttttttttggtattggggattcaacccaggagtgcttaaccactgagccacattttttcttgcagtgctggggattgaacccagggcctgatgcttggaaggcaagcactctaccaactgagctatctccccagtcccccagccctttttgtgttattttcagatggggtcttgctaagttgcttagggctttgctgggttgctgaggctggcctccaacttgtgatccttctgccttgacctcccaagcttcggggattacaggtgtcaccaccacacctggccatgcTTCTATACTCTTTAAGAATAAATTCTAATAATTCTAAGGTGCAGGCCAGTTTGAGAACCTCTGCTCTAAGGCAACTGCATTACCTCACCCAGCCATTCTGCAGCAGTCTGTTACAGCTCCTGCAGATCCGCCTGAGGGAGACGCTAGCTGAATGCCTAGAATGTGGTCCCACGTTGTCATGTCCCCGAGTGCTCTCAGGAAGTGTCCCCCTTTTGAATTTATGTACACCTCACCCTGCACACTGGGCGTTCCACAGGTGGAGAGAAGCCATGTGAACCAGCCCATCTGCTCGGGTGCAGCCAGGGCAGCTGGCCACTGCAGAGTGAGTCAGCCAGATGTGCGGCCCCAAGCCATCTGCCCACTGGTAACCCCCCATCATCCTGCATCACCTGGGCACTCTGCTCCCACCTGCTTTGggacatttgttttctttgcGGGATGCTAAGTATCTCGCACAGTGAACACTGATGGGAAAAAAGAtgccattaaaaaagaaatgcacacGAGATGTTGCAATGTCTCATCCTTAGTGACTGTTGGGTTAGGACTGCATTAGGTATAGCAGACTCAAGGCACACGGCTTTGGACGTGGCCCTGCACTATGGGCTTATGAGGACCAGCTGCTGGCTCTTGGAAAATTGTCCTGTTGCTATGTGTCTGAGCTGGGGCAGCCCACCCTGGGACATCAGAAGCTGTCCAGTGTGTCCTCTGCAGCCATTTATCAGCGGAGCAGTTTCATGATGATAAAagctgcctctcc encodes the following:
- the Snrnp35 gene encoding U11/U12 small nuclear ribonucleoprotein 35 kDa protein isoform X1, coding for MVNCPTHLHPIIRLSNLTSDQKVMNDWMPIAKEYDPLKAGSIDGTDEDPHDRAVWRAMLARYVPNRGVTGDPLLTLFVARLNLQTKEDKLREVFSRYGDIRRLRLVRDLVTGFSKGYAFVEFREERALLRAYRDADGLLVDQHEIFVDYELERTLRGWVPRRLGGGLGGKKESGQLRFGGRDRPFRKPISLPAAKGDPHREPRRERRERSRSRERHWDSRARDHERGREKRWPEREPARAWPEGDWEREREDRPKGREKRDRSK
- the Snrnp35 gene encoding U11/U12 small nuclear ribonucleoprotein 35 kDa protein isoform X2, which translates into the protein MNDWMPIAKEYDPLKAGSIDGTDEDPHDRAVWRAMLARYVPNRGVTGDPLLTLFVARLNLQTKEDKLREVFSRYGDIRRLRLVRDLVTGFSKGYAFVEFREERALLRAYRDADGLLVDQHEIFVDYELERTLRGWVPRRLGGGLGGKKESGQLRFGGRDRPFRKPISLPAAKGDPHREPRRERRERSRSRERHWDSRARDHERGREKRWPEREPARAWPEGDWEREREDRPKGREKRDRSK